A single genomic interval of Arctopsyche grandis isolate Sample6627 chromosome 8, ASM5162203v2, whole genome shotgun sequence harbors:
- the LOC143916070 gene encoding uncharacterized protein LOC143916070 — protein MSSLKPDQVNRVKSITSKFEDLNGQASTQPAKSNVTRDLPVQKANFGRLKNDPCCENHLPSNRVLNGNNNAKDKFGPSCNFGNRKRLKDQNDKEILKNSNEKLNSNYGFSVGDALRTHRVNNGKSFDFSAINNNLETSDCPNSKILSRQFSDPVKKLQRTPAFRCDRSEKIRDSNRSSLSESPESQKQSERFNGREKLKKLGSMIEERLREDNLTFSGMTSKVFVDCSDKLDNNCNEGRIGFDTTNIIDSTKKNSNNGEPEQIVGSIVEDSLDEAFVAEMKRSDSSIPQHVLDMYAKVLKPKTRCGIFSKSDFLSKSDAVFSDSGVSSESENLISDDLDDSRICNDNVFANEDIIEKESAEVDPLLRSNTQNLSSSSNDDTQSLDEFVALNGKSAIISGVASIDTLKKVLQQPLPPGPPPKKPPRIFASTSSSPVSPKKTLSKVPSKIQIDSRFKLKSPNNKTKPHRSKEESKLMLDKIESALIKHKNGGKVLSPRLDANRAYEPVTFFNDRVQTTVGDSISTTSTQPSTVRLRQESKKVDKGNATDKKPEEIHYMCTEILDLHFSDKNGTANLSNDSITSEIVQPSSSFVNCFNSLNCVGGKDKNYSIFYSKFGSAPNSTNTSFVDVCCYCNLKEKKCQNGNGHSDSGVRLSTFFNPNKSLDRTESEKCKRCCINEMKETNFKCHLDCKCTAGETSENGIGNSSFFVREIPGDTGQYGALVKSKSQEHIYDEPANVIKDLDEIKSRNHEDCMKRSMFTRSATQLEDSFNRFRARSMIENTQSDASNHSNTLNRFVRNEFKSKTMDRVKSDSRDCKVKDILKLVEFNIKNKSYAKRTSAADEIDNKPDKSGEKENGDKSQLFKKTKQLHYMCSNIYDTTPAETSPLFGRNSSERSIAEAVFEPEINSSSHITKNRPENKRNSADMSPSSDKIIPNASALYNKHISKEILQRLNKDSNMAVKDEGLSIKKPPIFEKKIKDLPSTIRRPQNFDVRGETFNVFLPKMRGVIGPKNETDKRNLDQLMTEIYDTVTAVCMVESPTKEGNMLPDEFNKNADVTTSIYHDKEMTEASLKLSRSLTEKRKKYVRRVSSRTGLIAPISVGSVKRNRQSLDVYENRTSDDITLSLPIKYDFKKVKALFEQDVPIKEVPIPNKVVEIEQNIVKRQIVHDKDRLFEVCALIGMNFSTGQAYIKSVYPENAMLPPQIESLVFPESLDCNEENVELLKNSRKYERVRLEIPPEYTQCYSLVLTDERGNRNYGYCRRVVPEGETFCLPLAYCIISPHRIPYFYHKVLNEIEMHYGSSEVVVRSILDQLYNEKLPHPGNCISFKQIKTPKKLGSFKKNTISRSTVNLGDVFKKASNNGRNVSNIGAQRNQSDSLENLSQIKFNSNNSLRRKSADLSLKFPDVFAGENGKQVLKSLEKMCAEDFKDYQEGLKTEGGFYSELKRSTLNVDENCFEREFGSKNNLTQGILSHPLNLNNSNLRKSPVEKRLNDCDRIEYYEDPIELKRPLELRLEEDNLSILFDCISVDLLVKIFGTLLLERKVIIVGDKLSQLSSCIEALQSILYPFIWQHTLISTIPSYLRRDLLDTPMPILAGVLCTKSPSANVKRKKSNSDKHSGKASPPKLGQPSDASSNFYISDSNEVGFNLDDFYDEIKSSNFEEGMIIDITSNNNMPSDRVIKVQDDESTLLPPVLAKKLRAALQLGPILNGDAQSESHARKSRNILIAETFLRFFVDLLGDYRAYLTIESSSNSAFHNDGDVKKQNFDKENYIKSASTKHVQFFLEWFTETAMFSNFINCKSQIEVQERLPYPSFYHLFDERIYLLESTKTQTADSTSKNGKHEPGSNIKNNYKLKLKTWRDKLRDLIN, from the exons ATGTCCTCCCTGAAGCCAGATCAGGTTAATCGAGTTAAAAGCATCACCAGCAAATTTGAAGATTTGAATGGCCAAGCTTCGACGCAACCCGCCAAATCGAACGTCACTAGAGATTTGCCTGTACAAAAGGCTAATTTTGGTCGATTGAAGAATGATCCATGCTGCGAGAATCACTTACCGAGCAATCGAGTTTTGAATGGGAACAACAATGCAAAAGATAAATTCGGCCCGTCCTGCAACTTTGGCAATCGCAAGaggttgaaagatcaaaatgacaaagaaattttgaaaaattccaATGAAAAACTCAATTCAAATTACGGATTTTCTGTAGGAGATGCTCTCCGTACACATAGAGTAAATAATGGAAAAAGTTTCGATTTTAGtgcaataaataataacttGGAAACTTCGGATTGTCCTAATTCAAAAATCCTTTCTCGTCAATTTAGTGATCCTGTTAAAAAGTTACAGCGAACCCCGGCTTTCAGGTGCGACAGAAGTGAGAAAATTCGCGATTCGAATAGAAGTAGTTTAAGCGAAAGTCCTGAATCGCAAAAACAGTCCGAAAGATTCAACGgtagagaaaaattaaaaaagttggGCTCCATGATCGAAGAGAGATTGAGAGAAGATAATTTGACTTTCTCTGGAATGACGTCAAAAGTGTTTGTGGATTGTAGTGACAAATTGGACAACAATTGTAACGAGGGGAGAATCGGTTTTGATACAACCAATATCATCGATAgtacgaaaaaaaattcaaacaatggTGAGCCGGAACAGATTGTCGGTTCTATTGTGGAGGATTCTTTAGATGAGGCTTTTGTTGCCGAAATGAAACGGAGTGACAGTAGCATTCCTCAGCATGTGCTGGACATGTATGCTAAAGTGCTGAAGCCCAAAACTAGATGTGGAATATTTAGTAAAAGTGATTTTCTATCTAAATCGGACGCCGTTTTTTCCGACAGTGGAGTTAGTTCTGaaagtgaaaatttaatatccGACGACTTGGATGATAGTAGAATATGCAACGATAACGTGTTTGCTAATGAAGATATCATCGAAAAGGAAAGTGCAGAGGTAGATCCTCTGCTTAGATCAAATACTCAAAATTTAAGCAGTTCGTCGAATGATGATACGCAATCATTGGATGAATTTGTGGCATTAAACGGGAAAAGTGCTATAATCTCAGGAGTAGCTTCAATAGATACTCTAAAAAAAGTACTGCAGCAACCTTTACCACCCGGTCCACCGCCGAAAAAACCTCCCAGAATATTCGCATCGACTTCTTCCAGTCCGGTCTCTCCAAAGAAGACCCTCAGCAAAGTTCCTAGTAAAATCCAAATAGATTCTAGATTCAAATTAAAAAGTCCTAACAACAAAACGAAACCTCATCGCAGTAAAGAAGAATCGAAGCTGATGCTGGACAAAATTGAGAGTGCTCTTATTAAGCACAAAAATGGCGGAAAGGTATTGTCTCCGAGATTGGATGCAAATCGTGCGTACGAACCGGTCACATTTTTCAATGATCGAGTGCAAACAACGGTCGGTGATTCCATCAGTACAACCAGCACGCAACCATCTACCGTTCGATTGCGACAAGAATCTAAAAAAGTTGACAAGGGAAATGCGACGGACAAAAAACCCGAAGAGATACATTACATGTGTACAGAGATACTGGATCTTCACTTCTCGGACAAAAACGGTACTGCGAATTTAAGCAACGACAGTATTACCTCGGAAATAGTACAACCATCCAGCTCATTTGTAAACTGCTTCAATTCTTTAAATTGTGTTGGTGGTAAAGACAAGAattactctatattttattccaaatttGGATCTGCTCCCAATTCGACCAACACTTCTTTCGTTGACGTTTGTTGCTATTGTAATTTAAAGGAGAAGAAATGCCAAAACGGCAATGGTCATTCAGATAGTGGTGTGCGGCTCTCTACTTTCTTCAATCCTAACAAGAGTTTGGATCGTACTGAAAGCGAAAAATGCAAAAGGTGCTGTatcaacgaaatgaaagaaacGAATTTTAAATGCCACTTAGATTGCAAGTGTACTGCAGGAGAAACTAGCGAAAATGGCATTGGAAATTCCTCATTTTTCGTGCGGGAAATCCCTGGTGATACGGGCCAATATGGCGCGTTGGTTAAGAGCAAATCTCAAGAGCACATATACGACGAGCCAGCTAATGTGATCAAAGATTTGGACGAAATCAAGTCCCGAAATCATGAAGATTGCATGAAAAGATCAATGTTTACCAGATCGGCGACACAGTTGGAGGACAGCTTCAATAGATTCAGGGCTCGATCCATGATTGAGAATACACAATCTGACGCTTCAAATCAttcaaacacactgaatcgattCGTGAGGAATGAGTTCAAAAGTAAAACTATGGATCGTGTCAAGTCGGACAGTCGAGATTGTAAGGTGAAGGACATCTTGAAGTTGGTTGAgtttaacataaaaaataagagTTATGCGAAGAGGACAAGTGCTGCTGATGAAATCGATAATAAACCGGATAAAAGCGGTGAAAAGGAAAACGGAGATAAATCGCAgttgtttaaaaaaacaaaGCAACTGCATTACATg TGTTCGAATATATACGACACGACTCCAGCTGAAACTTCGCCATTGTTCGGTCGAAATTCTTCTGAAAGGTCTATCGCTGAAGCCGTTTTTGAACCGGAGATAAACTCTTCGTCGCATATAACAAAGAATAGACCGGAAAACAAACGCAACAGTGCCGATATGAGTCCGAGTTCAGATAAAATAATTCCGAATGCGAGCGCCTTGTACAATAAGCACATTTCCAAGGAGATCCTGCAACGTCTGAACAAAGATTCTAATATGGCGGTCAAAGACGAGGGTTTGTCTATAAAAAAACCACcaatttttgagaaaaaaatcaaagatttgccTTCGACAATTAGAAGACCGCAAAATTTCGACGTCAGAGGGGAGACTTTTAATGTGTTTCTTCCGAAGATGAGAGGCGTCATTGGACCGAAGAACGAAACCGATAAAAGGAAT cTGGATCAGCTTATGACTGAGATATACGATACTGTGACGGCCGTTTGTATGGTTGAATCTCCGACCAAAGAAGGTAATATGCTGCCAGATGAGTTCAACAAAAATGCAGACGTAACCACATCGATTTATCATGACAAAGAAATGACAGAAg CATCGTTGAAACTGAGTCGAAGTCTGACTGAAAAGCGCAAGAAGTACGTGCGTAGAGTTTCGTCGAGGACGGGACTGATAGCACCGATTTCCGTCGGAAGCGTGAAGAGAAATAGACAATCTCTGGACGTGTATGAAAATAGAACGTCAGACGATATCACATTGAGTTTaccaataaaatatgatttcaaaaaggTCAAAGCACTGTTCGAACAAGATGTCCCCATCAAAGAAGTTCCGATTCCAAACAAAGTGGTTGAAATTGaacaaaatattgtaaaacgacAGATCGTACACGACAAAGATAGACTGTTTGAAGTGTGTGCTTTAATTGGAATGAATTTTTCTACCGGCCAAGCGTATATCAAAAGTGTTTATCCTGAAAAT gcTATGTTACCGCCGCAGATAGAATCTCTCGTTTTCCCAGAATCTTTAGATTGTAATGAAGAAAATGTGGAATTGCTGAAAAATAGTCGAAAGTATGAACGTGTTCGATTAGAAATACCTCCAGAGTATACTCAATGCTATTCATTAGTGCTCACTGATGAACGTGGTAATCGTAACTATGGGTATTGTCGCCGTGTGGTTCCTGAAGGAGAGACTTTTTGTTTACCGCTCgcttattgtataatatcacCTCATAGAATACCTTACTTTTATCATAAG GTGTTAAACGAAATTGAAATGCACTATGGATCGTCGGAAGTAGTTGTGAGATCAATTTTGGATCAACTTTACAATGAAAAACTGCCACATCCTGGAAATTGCATATCCTTCAAACAAATCAAGACTCCTAAGAAGCTAGGAAGTTTCAAGAAAAATACTATATCTCGTAGCACTGTTAATCTTGGTGACGTTTTTAAAAAAGCTTCTAATAATGGTCGTAACGTTTCTAATATCGGAGCTCAACGCAACCAATCTGATAGTTTAGAAAATTTGtcacaaatcaaattcaattcaaataatagTTTGCGAAGAAAAAGTGCCGATCTTTCGTTGAAATTTCCCGATGTATTTGCCGGGGAAAATGGTAAGCAAGTGCTTAAATCTTTGGAAAAAATGTGCGCGGAAGATTTTAAGGATTACCAAGAAGGCTTGAAAACGGAGGGAGGATTTTATAGTGAGTTAAAAAGAAGTACACTCAACGTCGACGAAAATtgtttcgaaagagaatttggAAGTAAGAACAATTTAACGCAAGGTATTCTATCTCACCCTTTAAATCtcaataattcaaatttgagAAAATCTCCAGTGGAAAAGAGATTAAATGATTGTGATAGAATAGAATATTATGAAGACCCGATAGAGTTGAAAAGGCCTTTAGAATTGCGCCTTGAAGAAGATAACTTATCCATCTTGTTCGATTGCATCAGTGTAGACTTGCTAGTGAAAATATTTGGAACATTACTTTTAGAAAGGAAGGTTATAATCGTCGGAGACAAATTAAG TCAATTGTCATCGTGCATCGAAGCCCTCCAATCGATACTGTATCCGTTCATATGGCAGCACACCCTCATATCGACTATACCGTCGTATTTGAGGAGAGACCTTCTCGACACGCCGATGCCCATTTTAGCCGGTGTTCTCTGCACCAAATCACCATCGGCCAATGTGAAGAGAAAGAAGTCAAACTCAGACAAACATTCCGGTAAAGCATCGCCTCCGAAGTTGGGTCAACCATCTGATGCCTCtagtaatttttacatttccgATTCAAACGAAGTGGGCTTCAATCTAGACGACTTTTATGATGAAATTAAATCGTCGAATTTTGAAGAG GGAATGATTATTGATATTACGTCCAACAATAATATGCCTTCTGACAGGGTGATTAAAGTTCAAGATGATGAATCGACGTTGCTTCCTCCAGTTTTGGCGAAGAAATTGCGTGCTGCTTTACAACtcg gtCCCATTTTAAATGGGGATGCTCAGTCAGAAAGTCATGCTAGAAAATCTCGTAATATTTTAATAGCCGAaacatttttaagatttttcgtcgatttattgggtgattataGAGCTTATTTAACCATAGAGTCGTCTTCAAATTCAGCATTTCACAATGATGGAGatgttaaaaaacaaaatttcgaT AAAGAGAATTATATAAAAAGTGCCTCAACGAAACATGTACAATTCTTTTTGGAGTGGTTTACAGAGACTGCaatgttttccaattttattaaCTGCAAGTCTCAAATTGAGGTACAAGAACGTCTTCCATATCCCAGTTTCTACCATCTGTTTGACGAGAGGATCTACCTTTTGGAGAGTACCAAAACGCAAACGGCAGATAGTACGTCTAAAAATGGAAAACACGAACCAGGGTCTAACATTAAAAACAATTACAAACTTAAATTGAAAACGTGGAGGGATAAATTGAGAGATTTGATCAattga